The Thalassotalea sp. HSM 43 genome window below encodes:
- the dnaJ gene encoding molecular chaperone DnaJ yields MSKRDYYEVLEVAKDAGEREIKKAYKRLAMKYHPDRTKGDKDKEEQFKVIKEAYEVLNDSQKRAAYDQYGHAAFEQGGMGGGGFGGGADFGDIFGDVFGDIFGGGRGGRGGQSRARRGSDLRYNLDMTLEEAVRGKTVELKVPTYVNCEPCDGSGAKKGSSATTCQTCHGHGQVQMRQGLFAVQQTCPTCSGRGKVIKDPCNSCHGQGRVQKTKTLSAKVPAGVDTGDRIRLSGEGEAGEMGAPAGDLYVQVNVRDHDIFVRDENNLYCEVPISFTTAALGGDIEVPTLDGKVKLKIPRETQTGKLFRMRGKGVKSVRSSATGDLLCKVVIETPVNLNSEQTELLEKLQESMGEGADAAKYRPKEQGFFDGVKKFFDSLK; encoded by the coding sequence ATGTCAAAACGCGATTACTATGAAGTGCTCGAAGTGGCAAAAGATGCCGGCGAGCGCGAAATCAAGAAAGCCTATAAACGTTTGGCGATGAAATATCATCCAGACCGTACCAAAGGCGACAAGGACAAAGAAGAACAGTTCAAGGTCATTAAAGAAGCCTATGAAGTGTTGAATGACTCGCAAAAGCGTGCTGCATATGACCAGTATGGTCATGCTGCTTTTGAACAAGGCGGCATGGGCGGCGGTGGCTTTGGCGGCGGTGCTGACTTTGGCGATATCTTTGGCGACGTATTTGGTGACATATTTGGCGGTGGTCGCGGTGGCCGTGGTGGTCAGTCTCGTGCCCGTCGTGGTTCTGACTTACGTTACAATCTTGATATGACATTGGAAGAAGCGGTTCGCGGTAAAACCGTTGAGCTTAAAGTGCCAACCTATGTCAATTGTGAACCATGTGACGGATCGGGTGCTAAGAAAGGTTCTTCAGCGACGACCTGTCAAACCTGTCATGGTCATGGCCAAGTGCAAATGCGCCAGGGCTTGTTTGCGGTACAGCAAACTTGTCCAACGTGTTCTGGACGAGGCAAGGTGATCAAAGACCCGTGTAATTCATGTCATGGCCAAGGCCGTGTGCAGAAAACCAAAACCTTATCGGCAAAAGTACCAGCTGGTGTGGATACGGGTGACAGAATTCGTTTATCAGGCGAAGGCGAAGCCGGTGAAATGGGCGCTCCAGCCGGAGACTTATATGTACAAGTCAATGTTCGAGATCACGATATTTTTGTTCGTGATGAGAATAACCTGTACTGTGAAGTGCCAATCAGCTTTACTACAGCGGCGCTTGGTGGCGACATTGAAGTACCAACTCTTGATGGTAAAGTAAAACTGAAAATTCCTCGTGAGACGCAAACCGGTAAGCTATTCCGTATGCGTGGCAAAGGGGTTAAGTCGGTGCGCAGTTCGGCAACCGGTGATTTATTGTGTAAGGTCGTCATTGAGACCCCTGTGAACCTTAACAGTGAACAAACCGAGCTATTGGAAAAGCTGCAAGAGAGCATGGGTGAAGGCGCCGATGCGGCTAAATACCGACCAAAAGAGCAGGGCTTTTTTGACGGTGTGAAAAAATTCTTTGATTCGCTAAAATAA
- the dnaK gene encoding molecular chaperone DnaK yields the protein MGKIIGIDLGTTNSCVAVLDGDNVRVIENAEGDRTTPSIIAYTAEGETLVGQPAKRQAVTNPENTLFAIKRLIGRRFEDKEVQRDIDIMPFGIKKADNGDAWVEAKGEIMAPPQVSAEVLKKMKKTAEDFLGEEVTEAVITVPAYFNDSQRQATKDAGRIAGLEVKRIINEPTAAALAYGMDKQQGERVVAVYDLGGGTFDISIIEIDEVEGEHTFEVLATNGDTHLGGEDFDNRMINYLVEEFKKDQAIDLTNDPLAMQRLKEAAEKAKCELSSAQQTDVNLPYITADATGPKHMNIKVTRAKLESLVDDMVKATLEPLKMALSDADLSTSDVTDVILVGGQTRMPLVQKTVTDFFGKEPRKDVNPDEAVASGAAVQAGVLAGDVTDVLLLDVTPLSLGIETMGGVMTKVIEKNTTIPTKQSQTFSTAEDNQAAVTVHVVQGERKQASLNKSLGQFNLEGIDSAPRGVPQIEVTFDIDADGILHVTAKDKNTGKEQKITIKASSGLSDDEVEQMVRDAEANADSDAKFEELVNARNQADAMAHATRTQITEAGDDLPSEDKDKIEAALTELEEAIKGDDKDAIEAKSQAVIEASAKLMEIAQAKAQAQAGAAGGAEQAEPQANPAEDVVDAEFEEVKDDKK from the coding sequence ATGGGCAAAATAATTGGTATTGACCTAGGGACAACTAACTCATGTGTTGCTGTACTAGACGGTGACAACGTTCGTGTAATTGAAAATGCAGAAGGTGATCGTACGACCCCTTCAATCATTGCATATACTGCTGAAGGCGAAACTCTTGTTGGTCAGCCAGCTAAACGCCAGGCTGTGACTAACCCTGAGAATACTTTATTTGCTATCAAGCGTCTTATTGGTCGTCGTTTTGAAGACAAAGAAGTTCAGCGTGATATCGACATCATGCCTTTCGGTATCAAAAAAGCCGACAATGGCGATGCTTGGGTTGAAGCGAAAGGCGAAATCATGGCGCCGCCGCAAGTATCAGCTGAAGTTCTTAAGAAAATGAAGAAAACGGCTGAAGACTTTCTTGGTGAAGAAGTAACTGAAGCGGTTATCACTGTTCCTGCTTACTTTAATGACTCTCAACGTCAAGCAACCAAAGATGCAGGTCGTATCGCTGGTTTAGAAGTTAAGCGTATTATCAATGAGCCAACAGCCGCAGCACTTGCTTACGGTATGGACAAACAACAAGGTGAGCGCGTTGTAGCAGTATACGACCTTGGTGGTGGTACATTTGATATTTCAATCATCGAAATTGATGAAGTTGAAGGCGAGCACACGTTTGAAGTTCTAGCGACTAATGGTGATACACACCTTGGTGGTGAAGACTTTGATAACCGCATGATCAACTACCTTGTTGAAGAATTTAAGAAAGATCAAGCGATCGACTTAACTAACGATCCTTTGGCAATGCAGCGTCTTAAAGAAGCGGCAGAAAAAGCCAAATGTGAGCTTTCATCAGCACAACAAACCGATGTTAACTTACCGTACATCACGGCTGATGCAACGGGTCCTAAGCATATGAACATCAAAGTAACTCGTGCCAAGCTAGAGTCTTTGGTTGATGATATGGTTAAAGCAACACTAGAACCATTAAAAATGGCTCTTTCGGATGCGGACTTGTCGACCTCTGATGTAACCGACGTTATTTTGGTTGGTGGTCAAACTCGTATGCCACTAGTACAAAAAACGGTAACAGACTTCTTTGGCAAAGAGCCACGTAAAGACGTAAACCCAGATGAAGCTGTTGCTTCAGGTGCTGCGGTACAAGCTGGTGTTCTTGCTGGTGACGTTACTGACGTATTACTTCTTGACGTTACACCTCTATCTCTTGGTATTGAGACCATGGGTGGCGTAATGACCAAAGTTATTGAGAAAAATACAACGATTCCTACTAAGCAATCGCAAACATTCTCAACCGCTGAAGATAACCAAGCTGCTGTAACAGTTCACGTTGTTCAAGGTGAGCGTAAGCAAGCATCTTTGAATAAGTCTCTTGGTCAATTTAACCTTGAAGGTATTGATTCAGCGCCACGTGGTGTTCCGCAAATCGAAGTTACCTTCGATATCGATGCCGATGGTATCTTGCACGTAACGGCAAAAGATAAAAATACTGGTAAAGAGCAGAAGATCACAATCAAAGCGTCTTCAGGTCTTTCTGATGATGAAGTAGAGCAAATGGTACGTGACGCGGAAGCAAACGCTGATTCTGATGCCAAGTTCGAAGAGCTAGTAAATGCTCGTAACCAAGCTGACGCAATGGCGCACGCAACACGTACGCAAATTACCGAAGCCGGTGACGACTTACCAAGCGAAGATAAAGATAAGATCGAAGCGGCACTAACTGAACTTGAAGAAGCAATCAAAGGCGATGATAAAGACGCCATTGAAGCTAAGTCTCAAGCGGTTATTGAAGCCTCTGCAAAACTTATGGAAATCGCTCAAGCTAAAGCGCAAGCACAAGCTGGTGCAGCTGGCGGTGCTGAGCAAGCTGAACCACAAGCAAACCCTGCTGAAGATGTAGTAGATGCAGAGTTTGAAGAAGTTAAAGACGACAAAAAATAA
- a CDS encoding response regulator, which produces MTDNSATILVVDDNPANIDVLNGILRPTYKVKAAVNGELALKIAQGQPKPDLILLDVMMPGMDGHEVCRRLKSNPLTSDIPVIFVTAKSQVEDEAIGFKLGAVDYITKPVSVPIVQARVRTQLALYNQQRELTHMVAQRTAELETTRVEIIRRLGRAAEYKDNETGMHVIRMSYYSRMLAQKVHANQDWVELLFDAAPMHDIGKIGIADAILMKPGKLDHGERQEMQRHVEYGADILGSNDSPLLSLAREVCLYHHEKYDGSGYPHGTKGDDIPLSARIVTIADVFDALTSERPYKQAWSYERAIEYLQQNAGNTFDPALVVAFSQCEPQIRQIMSQYNDAHEDEIYGNNL; this is translated from the coding sequence ATGACAGATAACTCAGCCACCATATTGGTTGTCGATGACAACCCCGCCAACATTGACGTACTCAATGGTATTTTACGCCCTACGTATAAGGTTAAGGCGGCGGTTAACGGTGAGTTGGCGTTAAAAATAGCTCAAGGGCAACCGAAACCTGATCTTATTCTGCTCGATGTTATGATGCCTGGTATGGACGGCCATGAAGTGTGTCGGCGGTTAAAATCAAACCCTCTGACATCGGATATTCCGGTGATTTTTGTCACCGCGAAATCACAAGTGGAGGATGAAGCCATTGGCTTTAAACTCGGCGCGGTTGATTATATTACCAAACCGGTAAGCGTGCCTATTGTTCAGGCCCGGGTGCGAACTCAATTGGCTTTGTATAATCAGCAACGAGAATTAACCCATATGGTGGCTCAACGCACTGCGGAGCTCGAAACCACTCGTGTGGAAATCATTCGTCGCTTAGGGCGTGCGGCAGAATACAAAGACAATGAAACGGGCATGCATGTTATCCGCATGAGTTATTACTCTCGGATGTTGGCGCAAAAGGTACACGCCAATCAGGATTGGGTTGAACTGCTTTTTGATGCCGCGCCAATGCATGATATCGGTAAGATAGGCATTGCCGATGCAATCTTAATGAAACCGGGCAAACTCGACCATGGTGAGCGACAAGAAATGCAGCGACATGTCGAATACGGCGCCGATATTCTCGGTAGCAATGATTCTCCGTTATTATCATTAGCGCGAGAGGTCTGCCTTTATCATCATGAAAAATACGATGGCAGTGGTTATCCACACGGCACCAAAGGTGATGATATTCCATTGAGTGCGCGAATTGTTACCATCGCAGATGTGTTCGATGCGCTAACGTCAGAACGGCCATACAAACAGGCGTGGAGTTATGAGCGAGCGATTGAGTATCTGCAACAAAATGCAGGCAATACATTTGATCCGGCTTTAGTTGTTGCTTTTAGTCAATGTGAGCCGCAAATTAGGCAAATCATGAGCCAATATAATGACGCACACGAGGATGAGATATACGGCAACAACTTATAG